Below is a window of bacterium DNA.
GAGCTGGCGATCCCGAGAGAAGGCCACCTTGAAAAACACACCCACAAAGGGCTAATCACACCACACCTGTCTTGGGCGGCTCCCTATGGCCGCTTTTCAGACGTTCACGTATGGCCGGTTTTGAGGTGTTCACCGAGGCCTGCCCTTGTCGCACGGGTCGTCTTTGGGCTGTCGTGCGTAGCGGCTCGTTGGCGTACAGCCCCCTATTGGCTCTGCTCGGGGGGCGCCAGATCGGTCCTCCGCCGCTCGGCCGGGGACGATGTGATCGCGCCAGCTCATGGATCCAGTTGCTAACTATTTGTTTTTACTATGGTTTTCGAGTGGACAACCGAAATGAAACGTGTTCTAATTTAGATCGTGAGCCCCCTCCCGGATGCAGCCGAGCCCGGTTCCCTCGCCACCGGCCTGGCCGCGAGCCAGCTGCGTCGCATTCGTGCCATCGTCGATGCGGCGGTCGGCCTGGCGGAGCAGGGAGGCTTCGACGCCGTTCGCTTGAGGGATGTGGCCGAGACATCCGGTGTCGCGCTCGGCACCCTCTACAAGTATTTCCCGAGCAAGGAAGCCATCCTTCTCTACGCGGTGAACGAAGGAAACGAGGGGCTCGAGCGTTTGATGGTGGAAGAGCCTCCGCGAGGCGATACACCCGCCGTGCGGGTCTCGGATTTCTTCGCACGAGCCACGGGCACGTTCACCCGTCGGCCGGATTTCGCCCGCGCCGTGCTCCGGGCGATCGCTGCTTCCGATCAAGCGACGGCCACCCAACAAGCCGGTTTCCACCTCCGTATCGGGCGGATGATCATCGCCGCCCTCCGAGGAGAGGTGCCGGACAGTTCGTTGCCGTTGGATGAATCGATTGGCAGCGCTCGTGAACAATCCATCGCCCTGATCCTGAATCACGTCTGGTTTGCAGCGCTGCTCGGATGGTCCAGCGGCCTGCATGACGCCGACACCGTCGCTGACCGAATGAGTCAGGCCATCGACCTGATGCTTGGAGGCTCCGCATGAGTTCGAGTCATGAATCATCCCTCACCACCACCCACAAGCTCGAGTACAGCTACAAGCGTTCGCTAGGTCCGGTCCTTGGTCGGTTCTTTACGGGGATTCGGGATCGGCAACTCCTCGGTGCGAAGCGCGCCGACGGAACCGTGATTGTACCGCCCAAGGAATACGATCCGGATACGGCTGCTGCAATGGACGAGCTCGTCCCTGTAGGTCCGGGCGGAGTCGTGAAGAGCTGGGCATGGGTCTCGAAGCCGCGGAAGCAGCAGCCCAAGGATCACCCCTTCGCCTATGCGCTGATCCAACTCGACGGTGCGGATACCCCGTTTCTGCACGTCGTCGACGCGGACGACGAAAATGCCATGAAGACGGGAATGCGCGTCACGGCGGCGTGGGCCGATGAGGCGACGGGCGCCATCACGGACGTCACGTTCGTTCCGGAGGAAGCGAGATGAGCGAAGAAACCAGCGAGCCGATCGAGGTCCTCCGCCTCCCCATCGAGCTCGAGTTCCAATACACCGCGGGCCAATCCGCGTCGCGCTTCTTGCGGGGCCTCGAGCAGGGGAAACTGCTCGGACAGCGCTGCCCCGTCGACGGGCGCGTCTACTTCCCGACCCGCGGCTGCTGCCCGCAGCACGGCGTACCCATGGCCGAGGAAGGAAGTGTCGAACTGCCGGATGTCGGAACGTTGGTCACCTACTCGATCGTTCGTGTTCCGTCGGCGAATATCCCGCTCGAGCTTCCCTATGTGACGATTCAGGTGCTCTTGGACGGCGCGGATACGGTGATGATGCACGTGCTGGGCGAGTGCGAACTCGATGACGTGCATATGGGCATGCGCCTCCAGGCCAAGTGGAAGCCCAAAGAGGAGTGGGAAACCTCCGTCGGCAACATCCTCTATTTCGTTCCGATGGACGAGCCGGACGCGCCGTACGATAGCTACAAGGAGCACATCTGATGCGTGATGTTGCAGTCGTCGCTTTCAGCCAGGCGCATTCGAAGCGTCGCGAGCCCGATCGAAATGAAGTCGAGATCCTGATTCCGGTGATTCATGAGCTGCGCACGAACGCGGGCATCACGAACGAGGATGTGGATTTCGTCTGCTCCGGATCGAGCGACTATCTGGCGGGTCAATCCTTCGCCTTCGTGAGTGGGCTCGACGCGGTGGGAGCCTGGCCGCCGGTCTGCGAGAGCCATGTGGAGATGGACGGCGCCTGGGCCCTCTACGAAGCCTGGGTGAAGATCCAGATGGGCTATGCAGAGCTGGCTCTCGTCTACGGCTTCGGAAAACCCTCGATGGGCGATCTGCCGCTCACCATGGCGCTCCAGCTCGATCCCTATTCCGTGATGCCACTCTGGCCCGACGCCGTGAGCATCGCGGCATTGCAGGCACGCCTGCTACTCGAAGAGGGCGTCGTCAGCGAACGGGACATGGCCGAGGTCGCTGTGCGCGACAGGGCGAACGCCATGCAGAATCCCCATGCCCAGCTGAAGGGGGATTTCAGTATCGATCAGATCCTGGCCGATCCGTATCTGGTCTCACCGCTGCGCAAACACGA
It encodes the following:
- a CDS encoding TetR/AcrR family transcriptional regulator; amino-acid sequence: MSPLPDAAEPGSLATGLAASQLRRIRAIVDAAVGLAEQGGFDAVRLRDVAETSGVALGTLYKYFPSKEAILLYAVNEGNEGLERLMVEEPPRGDTPAVRVSDFFARATGTFTRRPDFARAVLRAIAASDQATATQQAGFHLRIGRMIIAALRGEVPDSSLPLDESIGSAREQSIALILNHVWFAALLGWSSGLHDADTVADRMSQAIDLMLGGSA
- a CDS encoding lipid-transfer protein, whose protein sequence is MRDVAVVAFSQAHSKRREPDRNEVEILIPVIHELRTNAGITNEDVDFVCSGSSDYLAGQSFAFVSGLDAVGAWPPVCESHVEMDGAWALYEAWVKIQMGYAELALVYGFGKPSMGDLPLTMALQLDPYSVMPLWPDAVSIAALQARLLLEEGVVSERDMAEVAVRDRANAMQNPHAQLKGDFSIDQILADPYLVSPLRKHDCAPISDGASAILLASSERAKELCKRPAWIRGIEHICEPQDLGVRDLKRSRSTEIAAEKAGVSSGKVDVAELSAPFTHQEILVERALGLGSETSVNPSGGALAGNPIMAVGLSRIGEAARRVWDGTADRAVAHATSGPCLQQNLVCVLEG